Genomic window (Lycium barbarum isolate Lr01 chromosome 2, ASM1917538v2, whole genome shotgun sequence):
ATGGTTACCAGCAAGCCAATATAGACATCAGTATATACTGGTTCTGAAGGAAATGTAACATCAGATGAGACAATAATTGCCATTGCCAATAATTTCTAAGAAAGTTTTCCAAAATATTTAGGTGGGGTAGAAGTGTATACAACAAGTCAGTTGACCAGGGCGTAGGACATAAAAGTTGGTGAAGTCATGTACATTAGATACACAATATCCAACTACATGTAAACTTCCATACCTATATACTTAGTGGACTGACACAAGGGACAAAGACTAAGCTTACTTTCACACTCTTTACACAGGCAGAGATGCTTACATGGTAACAATAGCATGGAAACTTCATTGGCTCTACAGACCCTACACGTCATCAACTCCTTCATTTCCTTGCTATCCCTGCAAAGCAGGTGGAGATCTTTGGCCCGTCCATTACAGCATGATGCCGTGTCATCTACCTCACTGTCACCACAACCTTCTTTACTATCTCTGCTCTGTGCATAAACATGTTGTAGATTTACCTTAAGCGTGTTAATCAAGTTTTCATTGTATTTGGCACGCTGTTGCCAAGCATTGGCTTCCAAAGCCAATTGTTCCATTCGCAATTCAAGTTCCATGTTTTTTTTGTTGATATCATCAACCTCTGCCTCTTTTTCTCGAAGTTTCTGAAGGACCTTCTCTTCAACATAGGTGATAGCCTGAATCTGATTAGCTTGAACCTTCTCCAAAATAGCTTGCCTCAAACGGTCAccctttttgaaaagaaaaaggaacaacATAAGAGCATTAAACAGAACATATATAATGAAGTTAATCTTAATACTCATAATTATTATAAATGCCACTATGTCGACTACTGTATATGGACAGATTCCTGACGAAGAGAACTTAACTAGTCAGGATATCTAAACGGGAGTTTAAGATGCCATAATCCAAAACAAGAAGACTAGATATAAGGACTTCCATTTTTATAACCAATAATTTACAGATTCTTAACCTTACACGAGCATAACAAGCAAACTCGAATTTTTACTAATCATGAACCCAAACAAGTATACACACTTTGAATAAGAGCCCTGTATACATTTGGTAGGAAAAAATTTCAACTATGCATCTCAATTACCTATCAAACTATCTCAAGATAAATGAGAACATTAAATTGACACAGCTAAAATCCCTAACAAACGCAATTTACTGGCTTTTCTTCCCCTCGAAGAAGCGAATTCTCAAAAAGTTCCATGCCTGCAAGTTCAGAAATAGTATACATTTTCCCCTATAGAATCTATACTAATGGGTAAGTTAATCTGACTGGATAACAAGGCTGTATGTTCATTAATTCAGCAACATCCTTGTCCCACTCTTGTTTCAAAAATCCCTCGCAACTAGACTAGTTGACACTCTTTAACAGCTCTGCCCACTAATAATTGTCCACTTTGGGCCTAGGCCCACACGGCTTTAAACGCGTCACTACGGTCTAAGGCTTTGCTTCCTTATATACCCAGCATCTCTCCTGTGTTTTgtcgatgtgggattcgcctaggGTGTTGCATACACCCCCCTTAGGAACTCAACATACTCACTGAGATTTACCCCACCATTGTTAAGGCTGCACACAGTGTGGCTCCGATACCATATGTAACAGCC
Coding sequences:
- the LOC132627847 gene encoding probable BOI-related E3 ubiquitin-protein ligase 2, encoding MALPHHHLQLHIQQQQQQQSKSYRDMYSNMDGQISTPVAYFNGSNLPEQSQHPPYIPPFQVVGLAPGTADDGGLDLQWNYGLEPKKKRPKEQDFLENNSQISSLDLLQPRSVSTGLGLSLDNGRLASSGDSAFLGLVGDDIERELQRQDAEIDRYIKVQGDRLRQAILEKVQANQIQAITYVEEKVLQKLREKEAEVDDINKKNMELELRMEQLALEANAWQQRAKYNENLINTLKVNLQHVYAQSRDSKEGCGDSEVDDTASCCNGRAKDLHLLCRDSKEMKELMTCRVCRANEVSMLLLPCKHLCLCKECESKLSLCPLCQSTKYIGMEVYM